Proteins encoded together in one Yersinia mollaretii ATCC 43969 window:
- a CDS encoding DNA circularization protein, with product MSLIGNTLSALLGEGSDNWQWSEHLHQASFRGVPFVIDKSASNFGRRQVVHSYPYRDTSYIEDMGRSARTLLLSGFLVQNSQIYTAPDVMTQRDSLIAACEMPGAGTLVHPTLGEMMVSVTDSALKIDENSANGRVFAFTLTVVESGLRAFAITGAAEIGTSIQSSWLGLSAKAVAGFISTVKGEMRSATQAIKTLKNTAAFWGRMVTNTTNEASNLGNALRSTLGRNRYGRFNHGTVGGSSSGATAVVSQQSDTNNLPALVAQRLALTVEGQAAIDAAIEALLSASSIDGYAGKVLALVNALLASGISTLDIIRLMENLTAIRDDRFLANSSDVAVMDASHHLMMTLCAGGMVSVAAQYQPESYDDAVAVLGRVCAVIDDTALAAADRGNDETYSALMLMRESIVALLQQAGANLSRVGEVSFNRSLPALMLANRLYQDALRGDGLVKMANPIHPAFMPVRFKALNL from the coding sequence ATGTCACTTATCGGCAATACATTATCCGCGCTATTGGGCGAGGGTAGCGACAATTGGCAATGGTCGGAACATCTGCACCAAGCATCGTTTCGTGGTGTTCCTTTTGTGATTGATAAAAGCGCCAGCAACTTTGGCCGCCGTCAGGTGGTCCACAGCTACCCTTATCGCGACACCAGCTATATCGAAGATATGGGGCGCAGCGCCAGAACCCTGTTGTTAAGCGGATTTCTGGTGCAAAACAGTCAGATATACACTGCACCAGATGTGATGACACAGCGCGATTCATTGATCGCCGCCTGTGAAATGCCCGGTGCCGGAACATTGGTTCATCCGACACTCGGCGAAATGATGGTCAGTGTCACCGATAGCGCACTGAAAATCGATGAAAACAGCGCCAATGGGCGCGTCTTCGCCTTCACACTCACGGTGGTTGAGTCTGGTTTACGGGCCTTTGCTATCACCGGCGCGGCAGAAATTGGGACTTCCATTCAATCTTCCTGGCTGGGCTTGAGCGCCAAAGCCGTCGCTGGTTTTATCTCAACAGTGAAAGGTGAAATGCGCTCGGCCACTCAGGCGATAAAAACCCTGAAAAATACGGCGGCATTTTGGGGGCGCATGGTCACCAACACCACCAATGAAGCCAGTAATCTCGGCAATGCACTGCGCTCAACCTTGGGCCGTAACCGCTATGGCCGCTTCAATCATGGCACTGTCGGTGGCAGCAGCTCAGGCGCAACCGCCGTCGTGAGCCAGCAAAGTGACACCAATAATTTGCCCGCATTGGTAGCCCAGCGGCTGGCGTTGACGGTTGAAGGGCAAGCCGCGATTGATGCGGCCATCGAGGCGTTACTCAGTGCGAGCAGCATTGATGGGTATGCTGGCAAGGTGCTGGCACTGGTCAATGCCCTATTAGCCAGCGGGATCAGTACCTTAGATATTATCCGCCTGATGGAAAACCTGACGGCAATCCGTGACGACAGATTTCTCGCCAACAGCAGTGACGTAGCTGTTATGGATGCCAGCCATCATTTAATGATGACCCTCTGTGCCGGAGGCATGGTGTCTGTCGCCGCCCAATATCAGCCGGAAAGTTATGACGATGCGGTCGCGGTACTGGGCCGAGTCTGCGCGGTGATTGACGACACTGCACTGGCAGCGGCCGATCGCGGCAATGATGAAACCTACTCGGCACTGATGCTGATGCGAGAGTCGATTGTGGCGCTGCTGCAACAGGCGGGGGCGAATTTATCGCGTGTCGGTGAAGTCAGCTTTAACCGCTCACTGCCTGCTCTGATGCTGGCAAACCGCCTCTATCAGGATGCATTACGGGGCGATGGGCTAGTCAAAATGGCCAATCCGATTCATCCGGCATTTATGCCCGTTCGGTTTAAGGCATTGAACTTATG